From Budorcas taxicolor isolate Tak-1 chromosome 19, Takin1.1, whole genome shotgun sequence, the proteins below share one genomic window:
- the LOC128065388 gene encoding transmembrane ascorbate-dependent reductase CYB561 produces the protein MEGPASPAPAPGALPYYVAFSQLLGLTVVAMTGAWLGMYRGGIAWESALQFNVHPLCMVIGLVFLQGDALLVYRVFRNEAKRTTKVLHGLLHVFAFVIALVGLVAVFEHHRKKGYADLYSLHSWCGILVFTLFFAQWLVGSSFFLFPGASFSLRSRYRPQHVFFGAAIFLLSVATALLGLKEALLFELGTEYSTFEPEGVLANVLGLLLAAFATVVLYILTRADWKRPLQAEEQALSMDFKTLTEGDSPSSQ, from the exons ATGGAGGGCCCTGCCAGCCCAGCACCTGCCCCCGGGGCGCTGCCCTACTACGTGGCCTTCTCCCAGCTGCTGGGCCTGACCGTGGTGGCCATGACTGGTGCCTGGCTTGGTATGTACCGAGGCGGCATTGCCTGGGAGAGTGCCCTGCAGTTCAACGTGCACCCGCTCTGCATGGTCATAGGCCTGGTCTTCCTGCAGGGAGATG CCCTGCTGGTTTACCGCGTCTTCAGGAATGAGGCCAAACGCACCACCAAAGTCCTGCACGGGCTGCTGCACGTCTTCGCCTTCGTCATCGCCTTAGTGG GCCTGGTGGCGGTGTTCGAGCACCACAGGAAGAAGGGCTACGCCGACCTGTACAGCCTGCACAGCTGGTGCGGCATCCTGGTCTTCACGCTCTTCTTCGCGCAG tggctcgtgggctctagcTTCTTCCTGTTCCCGGGCGCCTCGTTTTCTCTGCGGAGCCGCTACCGCCCGCAGCACGTCTTCTTCGGCGCCGCCATCTTCCTGCTCTCGGTGGCCACCGCCCTGCTGGGCCTGAAGGAGGCGCTGCTGTTCGAGCTCGG GACCGAGTACAGCACGTTCGAGCCCGAGGGCGTCCTGGCCAACGTGCTGGGCCTGCTGCTGGCCGCCTTCGCCACGGTCGTACTCTACATCCTGACCCGCGCCGACTGGAAGCGGCCCCTCCAGGCGGAAGAGCAAGCGCTCTCCATGGACTTCAAGACGCTGACGGAGGGCG